From a single Brassica napus cultivar Da-Ae chromosome C9, Da-Ae, whole genome shotgun sequence genomic region:
- the LOC125593243 gene encoding NF-kappa-B-activating protein-like, with protein MNSLPRRFGRDQGYLDRDHRRGRRSGSDSDEELKGLSHEEYRRLKRLKMRKSGKHCIWRNTPSPPRDPNEVESDENAADEEVPEKDEEDPKSESGKSESESDRSKRKSKSSRSKRSRRYSDSESDDDSDEEDRRRRRRKKKQKSSRKRRGHRRKRRYSDSDDESEISASSSSGEERSKSKSKKDTDSKGKLEEAGKEPELDEEEMKMIIESKKKALPEDEEEEGEVGPMPLPKAEGHISYGGALRPGEGDAIAQYVQQGKRIPRRGEVGLNADEIQRFEDLGYVMSGSRHQRMNAIRIRKENQVYSAEDKRALAMFNYEEKAKREAKVMSDLSRLVQRHMGEELGPNHDPFGAGKTDGADD; from the coding sequence ATGAACTCGCTTCCAAGGAGGTTCGGGAGAGATCAAGGATACCTAGACCGAGACCACCGTAGAGGGAGGAGATCCGGTTCAGACTCCGACGAAGAGCTGAAAGGATTGAGTCACGAGGAGTACCGGAGGCTTAAACGCCTCAAGATGAGGAAATCTGGTAAGCACTGCATTTGGAGGAACACGCCGAGTCCGCCTAGAGATCCCAACGAGGTGGAGTCCGATGAGAACGCCGCCGACGAGGAGGTTCCGGAGAAGGACGAGGAAGATCCGAAATCTGAGTCTGGTAAGTCGGAATCTGAGTCTGATAGATCTAAGAGGAAGAGTAAGAGCTCTAGGAGTAAGCGGAGTAGACGATATAGTGATAGCGAGAGTGATGATGATTCGGATGAGGAAGAtaggaggagaaggaggaggaagaagaagcagaagagtAGTAGGAAGAGGAGAGGACATAGGAGGAAGAGGAGATATAGTGATTCTGATGATGAATCTGAGATTAGCGCTTCTTCGTCTTCTGGGGAAGAACGTAGCAAATCAAAGAGCAAGAAGGACACTGATTCGAAGGGGAAGTTGGAAGAAGCGGGGAAGGAGCCTGAGCTTGACgaagaggagatgaagatgATTATTGAATCGAAGAAGAAAGCTTTaccagaagatgaagaagaagaaggtgaggTGGGTCCAATGCCGTTACCTAAAGCCGAAGGACACATCAGCTACGGTGGTGCTTTACGACCCGGTGAAGGAGACGCTATAGCTCAGTATGTTCAGCAAGGGAAACGTATCCCACGTAGAGGAGAAGTGGGTCTCAACGCTGATGAGATTCAGAGGTTTGAGGATCTTGGGTACGTGATGAGTGGGAGTAGGCATCAGAGGATGAATGCTATTCGTATCAGGAAGGAGAACCAGGTTTACAGTGCTGAAGATAAACGGGCGTTGGCGATGTTTAACTATGAGGAGAAGGCTAAGCGCGAGGCTAAGGTGATGTCTGATTTGTCGAGGCTTGTGCAACGCCATATGGGAGAAGAGTTGGGTCCGAATCATGACCCTTTTGGTGCTGGGAAGACTGATGGTGCTGATGATTGA
- the LOC125593363 gene encoding F-box/kelch-repeat protein At2g44700-like, with amino-acid sequence MKFYRGKFHENPVSAVIAIGPEIFIISGSDGSAVWIFDFQTDNIHRGPGLELYQPDMSVGFVGTKLYAIEGYSKIQARSLDLRKETNQSYETTPIPTEQREFMWCSTTTASLNRKVCSLSIHDDNFVSYDPKDGSCERFELRRYK; translated from the exons ATGAAGTTCTACAGAGGAAAGTTCCATGAGAAT CCCGTCTCCGCGGTCATCGCTATTGGTCCAGAGATTTTCATCATCTCCGGATCAGACGGTTCAGCCGTGTGGATCTTTGATTTCCAAACCGACAATATTCATAGAGGACCGGGTTTGGAGCTGTATCAACCAGACATGAGCGTAGGGTTTGTGGGGACTAAGCTATACGCTATCGAAGGCTATAGCAAGATTCAAGCAAGATCATTGGACCTAAGGAAAGAAACGAACCAAAGTTATGAAACAACGCCGATTCCGACGGAGCAGAGGGAGTTCATGTGGTGTTCGACTACAACGGCTTCGTTGAACCGAAAGGTCTGTTCTTTATCGATTCATGATGACAACTTCGTTTCCTATGATCCTAAAGATGGTTCTTGCGAGAGGTTTGAGTTGAGAAGATACAAATAG
- the LOC125575254 gene encoding dormancy-associated protein homolog 3-like isoform X4, with translation MGILDHLWDDTVAGPRPENGLGKLRKHHTFSFRPSSGNDQSDGGDSPEEALKVTRSIMIIKPPGYQGGSAPVSPAGSTPPVSPFSGGKEPFRFRRRSTFEKGPGSENGPRNSPPTYGV, from the exons ATGGGCATACTTGATCATCTCTGGGATGATACCGTCGCTGGTCCTCGGCCGGAGAACGGCCTTGGCAAGCTTCGGAAACACCATACCTTCAGTTTCCGGCCTAGCTCCGGCAATG ATCAATCGGACGGTGGAGATTCACCGGAAGAGGCTCTGAAAGTGACACGCAGCATCATGATAATAAAACCACCAGGGTACCAAGGCGGTTCAGCTCCGGTTTCGCCGGCCGGTTCAACCCCACCGGTTTCTCCTTTCTCTG GAGGAAAGGAACCCTTTCGGTTCAGGAGACGCTCGACCTTCGAGAAGGGACCAGGATCAGAGAATGGACCAAGGAACTCTCCTCCTACTTACGGCGTGTGA
- the LOC125575254 gene encoding dormancy-associated protein homolog 3-like isoform X3, which yields MGILDHLWDDTVAGPRPENGLGKLRKHHTFSFRPSSGNDQSDGGDSPEEALKVTRSIMIIKPPGYQGGSAPVSPAGSTPPVSPFSANAGGKEPFRFRRRSTFEKGPGSENGPRNSPPTYGV from the exons ATGGGCATACTTGATCATCTCTGGGATGATACCGTCGCTGGTCCTCGGCCGGAGAACGGCCTTGGCAAGCTTCGGAAACACCATACCTTCAGTTTCCGGCCTAGCTCCGGCAATG ATCAATCGGACGGTGGAGATTCACCGGAAGAGGCTCTGAAAGTGACACGCAGCATCATGATAATAAAACCACCAGGGTACCAAGGCGGTTCAGCTCCGGTTTCGCCGGCCGGTTCAACCCCACCGGTTTCTCCTTTCTCTG CAAACGCAGGAGGAAAGGAACCCTTTCGGTTCAGGAGACGCTCGACCTTCGAGAAGGGACCAGGATCAGAGAATGGACCAAGGAACTCTCCTCCTACTTACGGCGTGTGA
- the LOC125575254 gene encoding dormancy-associated protein homolog 3-like isoform X5 → MGILDHLWDDTVAGPRPENGLGKLRKHHTFSFRPSSGNDQSDGGDSPEEALKVTRSIMIIKPPGYQGGSAPVSPAGSTPPVSPFSDLKIYVSCYGSSEFY, encoded by the exons ATGGGCATACTTGATCATCTCTGGGATGATACCGTCGCTGGTCCTCGGCCGGAGAACGGCCTTGGCAAGCTTCGGAAACACCATACCTTCAGTTTCCGGCCTAGCTCCGGCAATG ATCAATCGGACGGTGGAGATTCACCGGAAGAGGCTCTGAAAGTGACACGCAGCATCATGATAATAAAACCACCAGGGTACCAAGGCGGTTCAGCTCCGGTTTCGCCGGCCGGTTCAACCCCACCGGTTTCTCCTTTCTCTG ATTTAAAGATATATGTTTCATGTTATGGTTCAAGTGAATTTTACTAA
- the LOC125575254 gene encoding dormancy-associated protein homolog 3-like isoform X2 has protein sequence MGILDHLWDDTVAGPRPENGLGKLRKHHTFSFRPSSGNDQSDGGDSPEEALKVTRSIMIIKPPGYQGGSAPVSPAGSTPPVSPFSEFVGASVEEYCRIALLKSGGGAATVREKKGTACVFFLQKNRFYFCHWMIN, from the exons ATGGGCATACTTGATCATCTCTGGGATGATACCGTCGCTGGTCCTCGGCCGGAGAACGGCCTTGGCAAGCTTCGGAAACACCATACCTTCAGTTTCCGGCCTAGCTCCGGCAATG ATCAATCGGACGGTGGAGATTCACCGGAAGAGGCTCTGAAAGTGACACGCAGCATCATGATAATAAAACCACCAGGGTACCAAGGCGGTTCAGCTCCGGTTTCGCCGGCCGGTTCAACCCCACCGGTTTCTCCTTTCTCTG AATTTGTTGGTGCCTCTGTGGAAGAATATTGCAGGATTGCTTTGCTGAAGTCCGGTGGTGGTGCTGCCACGGTTCGTGAGAAGAAGGGCACCGCTTGTGtcttttttttgcaaaaaaataggttttatttttgtcattgGATGATAAattag
- the LOC125575254 gene encoding dormancy-associated protein homolog 3-like isoform X1, protein MGILDHLWDDTVAGPRPENGLGKLRKHHTFSFRPSSGNDQSDGGDSPEEALKVTRSIMIIKPPGYQGGSAPVSPAGSTPPVSPFSEEFVGASVEEYCRIALLKSGGGAATVREKKGTACVFFLQKNRFYFCHWMIN, encoded by the exons ATGGGCATACTTGATCATCTCTGGGATGATACCGTCGCTGGTCCTCGGCCGGAGAACGGCCTTGGCAAGCTTCGGAAACACCATACCTTCAGTTTCCGGCCTAGCTCCGGCAATG ATCAATCGGACGGTGGAGATTCACCGGAAGAGGCTCTGAAAGTGACACGCAGCATCATGATAATAAAACCACCAGGGTACCAAGGCGGTTCAGCTCCGGTTTCGCCGGCCGGTTCAACCCCACCGGTTTCTCCTTTCTCTG AAGAATTTGTTGGTGCCTCTGTGGAAGAATATTGCAGGATTGCTTTGCTGAAGTCCGGTGGTGGTGCTGCCACGGTTCGTGAGAAGAAGGGCACCGCTTGTGtcttttttttgcaaaaaaataggttttatttttgtcattgGATGATAAattag
- the LOC106426775 gene encoding uncharacterized protein LOC106426775 has translation MRSLSISTVPLSPFRLQTKTRISTLSTRTNLHSFNLNPTRTVSKVRGLREENDSRFVDENDAVDDMEGYLGNLSLEYDSVWDTKPSWCQPWTIMVTGLSIVACSWVILHSVLVSSLAVGLVGAWWYIFLYSYPKSYSEMIAERRKRVANGFEDIYGKNKTS, from the exons ATGAGAAGTCTCTCCATCTCCACCGTTCCTCTGTCGCCGTTTCGGCTTCAGACAAAGACCCGAATCTCAACACTCAGCACCCGAACGAATCTCCACTCATTCAACCTCAACCCGACAAGAACTGTCTCGAAAGTTAGAGGTCTGAGAGAAGAGAATGATTCGAGATTCGTTGATGAAAATGACGCAGTTGATGACATGGAAGGTTACTTAGGCAATCTCTCTCTCGAATACGACTCCGTATGGGACACAAAGCCCTCCTG GTGTCAGCCCTGGACGATAATGGTAACGGGTCTATCAATAGTGGCATGTAGCTGGGTGATACTACACTCTGTTTTGGTTTCATCGCTTGCCGTTGGTTTAGTTGGCGCTTGGTGGTACATTTTCCTTTATAGCTACCCAAAG tCGTATTCAGAAATGATTgctgaaagaagaaaaagagtagCTAATGGTTTTGAAGATATATACGGCAAAAACAAGACATCGTAG
- the LOC106426706 gene encoding F-box protein SKIP17 isoform X2 gives MDSPTTTTQKPSSVSTTVPGFNHSHVIFSSLLSFPNSSPFSIASSFDRELDKALASASGDVSAQDSLLDRTLQLASLLLDSTKRCFRKRASAHNSSSWFLPPDLTIKVFSMLDTKSLMQASVCCTLFNKCAMDRLCYTHIDLTTAARKADSGVVCIMIHRAGKELRSLKLGRVARSDGSDPTPSLLNGSFLSPLSYNHGFLGSRLRSLRLYNIRPINYTSFTEVLSLCSNLTDLRITGLNCPVMLLFKTLREKCRLIENLCLEAYQASGTVDAKTGSPLIEFVTNSYNLTSLTLISFRLTDGLALNLAESSSKLKYLNLSRSPTLNGRFLRDLGHSCKESSLKTLIMRNCYNLQEKEVMELCNSLLKGKFKSIRHIDVSSNNELLTNGVRFYKPELPLKKLKEERSDVTFVADFPLRSGKCYRVCDEGDEEELREIEMIEAKNDGGNEDDSDDEESDDDDDEDDTSDGTGEDDDSEEEDMEF, from the exons ATGGATTCTCCGACGACCACCACCCAAAAGCCTAGTTCCGTCTCCACTACTGTTCCCGGCTTCAACCACAGCCACGTCATTTTCTCATCGCTCCTTTCGTTTCCGAACTCCTCTCCGTTCTCCATTGCCTCCTCCTTCGATCGAGAGCTCGACAAAGCCCTCGCTTCAGCGTCCGGCGACGTCTCTGCTCAGGACTCTCTCCTCGACCGCACTCTCCAGCTCGCGTCGCTTCTTCTAGACTCCACTAAACGATGCTTCCGGAAGCGAGCTTCTGCTCACAACTCCAGTTCCTGGTTCCTCCCTCCCGACCTCACCATCAAG GTGTTTTCGATGCTTGATACAAAGTCTCTAATGCAAGCTTCTGTATGCTGCACGCTGTTCAACAAGTGTGCAATGGACCGTTTATGCTACACCCACATCGACTTGACAACCGCTGCTAGAAAAGCTGATAGTGGAGTTGTCTGCATTATGATCCATCGGGCTGGCAAAGAACTCAG ATCCCTCAAGCTTGGTCGTGTTGCTCGTTCAGATGGATCTGATCCTACTCCATCTTTGCTTAACGGATCTTTTCTTTCCCCACTTTCCTATAATCATGGTTTTCTTGG GAGTCGCTTGAGAAGCCTACGGCTTTACAATATCAGACCGATTAACTACACTTCCTTTACCGAGGTGTTGTCACTTTGTTCGAATCTCACTGACCTGAGGATTACTGGATT AAACTGTCCAGTTATGCTTCTGTTTAAGACACTGAGAGAAAAATGTCGTCTCATAGAGAACCTGTGCTTAGAGGCCTATCAAGCCTCAG GCACTGTAGATGCAAAAACAGGTTCACCCTTGATAGAGTTTGTGACCAACTCCTACAACTTAACTTCTCTAACCCTCATAAGTTTTCGACTAACCGATGGATTGGCCTTGAATCTTGCTGAG AGTTCTAGTAAACTGAAGTACCTGAACTTGTCCAGATCGCCAACACTCAATGGTCGTTTTTTGAG GGATTTGGGTCATAGCTGCAAAGAGAGTTCACTCAAGACTCTAATAATGCGGAACTGCTACAATCTACAGGAG AAAGAAGTCATGGAACTTTGTAACTCGTTACTCAAGGGAAAGTTCAAATCCATTCGGCacatt GATGTTTCAAGTAACAATGAATTACTTACTAATGGCGTGAGATTTTACAAACCAGA GTTGCCTTTGAAGAAGCTGAAAGAAGAAAGATCAGATGTCACATTTGTGGCGGATTTTCCTTTAAG GTCAGGAAAGTGTTACCGTGTCTGCGATGAAGGGGATGAAGAAGAGCTGAGGGAGATAGAAATGATAGAAGCCAAGAACGATGGAGGGAATGAAGATGACTCGGACGATGAAGagtctgatgatgatgatgatgaggacgaTACAAGCGATGGAACGGGTGAAGATGATGACTCGGAAGAGGAGGATATGGAGTTTTGA
- the LOC106426706 gene encoding F-box protein SKIP17 isoform X1, protein MDSPTTTTQKPSSVSTTVPGFNHSHVIFSSLLSFPNSSPFSIASSFDRELDKALASASGDVSAQDSLLDRTLQLASLLLDSTKRCFRKRASAHNSSSWFLPPDLTIKVFSMLDTKSLMQASVCCTLFNKCAMDRLCYTHIDLTTAARKADSGVVCIMIHRAGKELRSLKLGRVARSDGSDPTPSLLNGSFLSPLSYNHGFLGSRLRSLRLYNIRPINYTSFTEVLSLCSNLTDLRITGLNCPVMLLFKTLREKCRLIENLCLEAYQASGTVDAKTGSPLIEFVTNSYNLTSLTLISFRLTDGLALNLAESSSKLKYLNLSRSPTLNGRFLRDLGHSCKESSLKTLIMRNCYNLQEDVSSNNELLTNGVRFYKPELPLKKLKEERSDVTFVADFPLRSGKCYRVCDEGDEEELREIEMIEAKNDGGNEDDSDDEESDDDDDEDDTSDGTGEDDDSEEEDMEF, encoded by the exons ATGGATTCTCCGACGACCACCACCCAAAAGCCTAGTTCCGTCTCCACTACTGTTCCCGGCTTCAACCACAGCCACGTCATTTTCTCATCGCTCCTTTCGTTTCCGAACTCCTCTCCGTTCTCCATTGCCTCCTCCTTCGATCGAGAGCTCGACAAAGCCCTCGCTTCAGCGTCCGGCGACGTCTCTGCTCAGGACTCTCTCCTCGACCGCACTCTCCAGCTCGCGTCGCTTCTTCTAGACTCCACTAAACGATGCTTCCGGAAGCGAGCTTCTGCTCACAACTCCAGTTCCTGGTTCCTCCCTCCCGACCTCACCATCAAG GTGTTTTCGATGCTTGATACAAAGTCTCTAATGCAAGCTTCTGTATGCTGCACGCTGTTCAACAAGTGTGCAATGGACCGTTTATGCTACACCCACATCGACTTGACAACCGCTGCTAGAAAAGCTGATAGTGGAGTTGTCTGCATTATGATCCATCGGGCTGGCAAAGAACTCAG ATCCCTCAAGCTTGGTCGTGTTGCTCGTTCAGATGGATCTGATCCTACTCCATCTTTGCTTAACGGATCTTTTCTTTCCCCACTTTCCTATAATCATGGTTTTCTTGG GAGTCGCTTGAGAAGCCTACGGCTTTACAATATCAGACCGATTAACTACACTTCCTTTACCGAGGTGTTGTCACTTTGTTCGAATCTCACTGACCTGAGGATTACTGGATT AAACTGTCCAGTTATGCTTCTGTTTAAGACACTGAGAGAAAAATGTCGTCTCATAGAGAACCTGTGCTTAGAGGCCTATCAAGCCTCAG GCACTGTAGATGCAAAAACAGGTTCACCCTTGATAGAGTTTGTGACCAACTCCTACAACTTAACTTCTCTAACCCTCATAAGTTTTCGACTAACCGATGGATTGGCCTTGAATCTTGCTGAG AGTTCTAGTAAACTGAAGTACCTGAACTTGTCCAGATCGCCAACACTCAATGGTCGTTTTTTGAG GGATTTGGGTCATAGCTGCAAAGAGAGTTCACTCAAGACTCTAATAATGCGGAACTGCTACAATCTACAGGAG GATGTTTCAAGTAACAATGAATTACTTACTAATGGCGTGAGATTTTACAAACCAGA GTTGCCTTTGAAGAAGCTGAAAGAAGAAAGATCAGATGTCACATTTGTGGCGGATTTTCCTTTAAG GTCAGGAAAGTGTTACCGTGTCTGCGATGAAGGGGATGAAGAAGAGCTGAGGGAGATAGAAATGATAGAAGCCAAGAACGATGGAGGGAATGAAGATGACTCGGACGATGAAGagtctgatgatgatgatgatgaggacgaTACAAGCGATGGAACGGGTGAAGATGATGACTCGGAAGAGGAGGATATGGAGTTTTGA
- the LOC125593245 gene encoding F-box protein At4g02760-like isoform X2, giving the protein MDAPPNPKRPCHDPSSVKDPSSLHLAPGFNQSNVDTTISSFLSLSDLPLFSSSPLSIACSFDRVLDKVIDASDHDRFLDRTLQLASLLHNSTKRCIRKRATLHNSISWPLLPELTTKVFSMLDTKSLMQASVCCTMFNKCAMDRVCYSHIDLTMAAKNVDNGVVCIMIHRAGKELRSLKLGSISSRSTFLLTRSCLAPLSFNHGFAGGLLRSLHLYNLTLTPGKSLCAVLSLCPNLTDLKVIGFISGTDKVNSVEHLAPITTNCRLIEHLFLENCGAAGPPSSSSVVEFVDNCPNLSSLTLFQFGVNDAMTRTIIMGFRQLKYINLSGTYGISGSFLRDLGLSCKDSPLETLSLRDCYYLKEREVLLFLNSILAGDFKSIRYIDISSKHGLVSDAGIATFEPK; this is encoded by the exons ATGGACGCTCCTCCCAATCCCAAGCGACCTTGCCATGACCCTTCTTCGGTCAAAGATCCCAGCTCCCTCCATCTCGCTCCAGGTTTCAACCAAAGCAACGTGGATACGACCATCTCCTCTTTCCTTTCCTTGTCGGACTTGCCTCTGTTCTCCTCCTCGCCACTCTCCATCGCCTGCTCTTTCGATCGAGTGCTTGATAAAGTCATTGATGCCTCCGATCATGATCGTTTCCTCGATCGTACTCTCCAACTCGCGTCGCTTCTTCACAACTCCACCAAGCGTTGCATAAGGAAACGCGCCACCCTCCACAACTCTATATCCTGGCCTCTCCTCCCTGAGCTAACCACCAAG GTGTTTTCAATGCTTGATACCAAGTCTCTAATGCAAGCTTCTGTGTGCTGCACAATGTTCAACAAGTGTGCCATGGACCGTGTGTGTTACTCCCACATCGACCTCACAATGGCTGCCAAAAATGTTGATAATGGTGTTGTGTGTATTATGATCCATCGGGCTGGAAAAGAACTCAG ATCCCTCAAGCTTGGTTCTATCTCTTCCAGATCAACGTTTTTGCTTACGAGATCTTGTCTTGCTCCACTGTCTTTTAATCACGGTTTTGCTGG GGGTCTCTTGAGAAGCCTACACCTTTACAATCTGACACTCACGCCTGGAAAGTCCTTATGTGCTGTGTTGTCACTCTGTCCAAATCTCACTGATTTGAAGGTTATTGGATT TATATCAGGTACTGACAAGGTAAATTCAGTAGAGCATCTAGCGCCAATCACTACGAATTGTCGCTTGATAGAGCATTTGTTCTTAGAGAACTGTGGTGCAGCAG GACCCCCATCAAGTTCATCCGTGGTTGAGTTTGTGGATAATTGCCCCAACTTGAGCTCGCTAACACTCTTTCAATTTGGGGTAAACGACGCAATGACCCGAACTATTATTATG GGTTTTCGTCAACTGAAGTACATAAACCTGTCTGGAACTTATGGAATTAGTGGTTCCTTTTTGAG GGATTTGGGACTTAGCTGCAAAGACAGTCCACTCGAGACTCTATCGTTGCGCGACTGCTATTATCTAAAAGAG AGAGAAGTGTTGCTGTTTTTGAATTCAATACTTGCGGGAGACTTCAAATCAATTCGGTACATT GACATATCAAGCAAACACGGTTTAGTGTCTGATGCTGGGATTGCAACTTTTGAACCAAAGTAA
- the LOC125593245 gene encoding F-box protein At4g02760-like isoform X1, translating into MDAPPNPKRPCHDPSSVKDPSSLHLAPGFNQSNVDTTISSFLSLSDLPLFSSSPLSIACSFDRVLDKVIDASDHDRFLDRTLQLASLLHNSTKRCIRKRATLHNSISWPLLPELTTKVFSMLDTKSLMQASVCCTMFNKCAMDRVCYSHIDLTMAAKNVDNGVVCIMIHRAGKELRSLKLGSISSRSTFLLTRSCLAPLSFNHGFAGGLLRSLHLYNLTLTPGKSLCAVLSLCPNLTDLKVIGFISGTDKVNSVEHLAPITTNCRLIEHLFLENCGAAGPPSSSSVVEFVDNCPNLSSLTLFQFGVNDAMTRTIIMGFRQLKYINLSGTYGISGSFLRDLGLSCKDSPLETLSLRDCYYLKEREVLLFLNSILAGDFKSIRYIDISSKHGLVSDAGIATFEPKFPIEELKKQKPGVTFVAIFPAPSSSSSSSSELYSDSTSSSGSSYYSYGEDEEEYDDSG; encoded by the exons ATGGACGCTCCTCCCAATCCCAAGCGACCTTGCCATGACCCTTCTTCGGTCAAAGATCCCAGCTCCCTCCATCTCGCTCCAGGTTTCAACCAAAGCAACGTGGATACGACCATCTCCTCTTTCCTTTCCTTGTCGGACTTGCCTCTGTTCTCCTCCTCGCCACTCTCCATCGCCTGCTCTTTCGATCGAGTGCTTGATAAAGTCATTGATGCCTCCGATCATGATCGTTTCCTCGATCGTACTCTCCAACTCGCGTCGCTTCTTCACAACTCCACCAAGCGTTGCATAAGGAAACGCGCCACCCTCCACAACTCTATATCCTGGCCTCTCCTCCCTGAGCTAACCACCAAG GTGTTTTCAATGCTTGATACCAAGTCTCTAATGCAAGCTTCTGTGTGCTGCACAATGTTCAACAAGTGTGCCATGGACCGTGTGTGTTACTCCCACATCGACCTCACAATGGCTGCCAAAAATGTTGATAATGGTGTTGTGTGTATTATGATCCATCGGGCTGGAAAAGAACTCAG ATCCCTCAAGCTTGGTTCTATCTCTTCCAGATCAACGTTTTTGCTTACGAGATCTTGTCTTGCTCCACTGTCTTTTAATCACGGTTTTGCTGG GGGTCTCTTGAGAAGCCTACACCTTTACAATCTGACACTCACGCCTGGAAAGTCCTTATGTGCTGTGTTGTCACTCTGTCCAAATCTCACTGATTTGAAGGTTATTGGATT TATATCAGGTACTGACAAGGTAAATTCAGTAGAGCATCTAGCGCCAATCACTACGAATTGTCGCTTGATAGAGCATTTGTTCTTAGAGAACTGTGGTGCAGCAG GACCCCCATCAAGTTCATCCGTGGTTGAGTTTGTGGATAATTGCCCCAACTTGAGCTCGCTAACACTCTTTCAATTTGGGGTAAACGACGCAATGACCCGAACTATTATTATG GGTTTTCGTCAACTGAAGTACATAAACCTGTCTGGAACTTATGGAATTAGTGGTTCCTTTTTGAG GGATTTGGGACTTAGCTGCAAAGACAGTCCACTCGAGACTCTATCGTTGCGCGACTGCTATTATCTAAAAGAG AGAGAAGTGTTGCTGTTTTTGAATTCAATACTTGCGGGAGACTTCAAATCAATTCGGTACATT GACATATCAAGCAAACACGGTTTAGTGTCTGATGCTGGGATTGCAACTTTTGAACCAAA ATTTCCTATTGAGGAGCTGAAGAAACAAAAACCAGGTGTCACATTTGTCGCAATTTTTCCAGCACCATCATCATCCTCGTCGTCAAG CTCGGAATTATATTCAGAcagtacatcttcttccgggaGTTCTTATTACAGCTACGGGGAGGATGAGGAGGAGTACGATGACTCGGGGTAA
- the LOC106426757 gene encoding photosystem I reaction center subunit II-1, chloroplastic: protein MAAQASGLFSSAVTTAATSGVKKLHLFTTTHRPRSLSFPKTAIRAEKTDSAAAAAPAAAVKEEAPVGFTPPQLDPNTPSPIFAGSTGGLLRKAQVEEFYVITWNSPKEQIFEMPTGGAAIMREGPNLLKLARKEQCLALGTRLRSKYKINYQFYRVFPNGEVQYLHPKDGVYPEKANAGREGVGQNMRSIGKNVSPIEVKFTGKQSYDL from the coding sequence atggcaGCTCAAGCCTCGGGTCTCTTTAGCTCCGCCGTAACAACCGCCGCTACCTCCGGCGTAAAAAAACTCCACCTTTTCACAACAACCCACCGTCCAAGATCCCTCTCCTTCCCCAAAACCGCAATCCGCGCCGAGAAAACAGactccgccgccgccgccgccccGGCCGCCGCCGTGAAAGAAGAAGCTCCGGTGGGATTCACGCCGCCGCAGCTGGACCCGAACACGCCGTCTCCGATCTTCGCGGGAAGCACGGGTGGTCTTCTCCGCAAGGCCCAGGTGGAGGAGTTCTACGTCATCACGTGGAACTCGCCGAAGGAGCAGATCTTCGAGATGCCGACGGGAGGCGCGGCGATCATGAGGGAAGGTCCGAACTTGCTGAAGCTGGCGAGGAAAGAGCAGTGCTTGGCCTTGGGGACGAGGCTTAGGTCCAAGTACAAGATTAACTACCAGTTCTACAGGGTGTTCCCTAACGGTGAGGTTCAGTATCTTCATCCTAAAGATGGGGTTTATCCGGAGAAGGCGAATGCGGGAAGGGAAGGTGTTGGTCAGAACATGAGATCTATTGGGAAAAATGTTAGTCCCATTGAAGTTAAGTTCACTGGGAAACAAAGTTATGATTTGTAA